In Streptococcus uberis, a single window of DNA contains:
- a CDS encoding CHAP domain-containing protein produces MKKEKNIALTLLCVIALSNLSAVTVFAKDTQSVLTQATTVTDQTSDKAEEASTTEATKAPESVSIDSTTVIPESSLPSADVPAMQAENTNSPTETVTEGSTEKNPASSTDKTAPSSGSEGETQAGTQTDSSKPGTPASSQPVTPVVPNQPQAESKASQPQAPVAPQKAETVTPAITSGIDLSDVSMPTAMASAAYVKHWTGNDAYTHNLLSHRYGITAAQLDGFLQSTGIKYDSNRINGQKILDWEKSSGLDARAIIAIAIAESSLGTQGVATAPGANMFGFGAFDNNPTNAQNFSDDKAVIKMTQETIIQNQNTSFAIQDQKAQLLSTGNLNVAALGGVYFTDASGSGKRRAAIMESIDKWIDSHGGTPEIPKELLNTSSVAMMAVPTGYSVSKANQAGNYVAGTYPWGQCTWYVFNRAKELGYQFGPFMGNGGDWKHKPGYQTTHEAKPGYAISFSPGQAGADRTYGHVAIVEDVKEDGSILISESNVLGLGIISYRTFSAVEAAQLTYVVGEK; encoded by the coding sequence TTGAAAAAAGAAAAAAATATTGCATTGACATTGTTATGTGTCATTGCCCTGTCGAACTTATCGGCTGTTACTGTTTTTGCCAAGGATACGCAAAGTGTTTTGACACAAGCAACGACTGTAACTGATCAAACAAGTGATAAAGCTGAGGAAGCTTCTACAACTGAGGCGACAAAAGCGCCTGAGTCAGTTTCAATAGACTCCACTACAGTTATACCTGAGTCAAGTTTGCCTTCAGCTGACGTCCCTGCCATGCAAGCGGAAAACACAAACTCTCCTACTGAGACTGTAACTGAGGGATCAACAGAAAAGAATCCGGCGTCTAGTACTGACAAAACTGCTCCTTCAAGTGGATCTGAAGGTGAAACACAAGCTGGTACGCAAACAGATTCAAGCAAACCTGGAACTCCAGCTTCTAGTCAGCCGGTGACACCAGTGGTGCCTAACCAGCCTCAAGCTGAGTCTAAAGCAAGCCAACCTCAAGCACCAGTCGCACCTCAAAAAGCGGAAACTGTGACGCCAGCAATTACGAGTGGTATTGACTTGTCAGATGTCTCTATGCCTACGGCAATGGCTAGCGCAGCTTATGTCAAACACTGGACAGGCAATGATGCCTATACACACAATCTCTTATCACATCGATACGGCATTACTGCCGCACAGCTTGATGGATTCTTACAGTCTACCGGCATTAAATACGATAGCAATCGTATCAACGGTCAAAAAATCTTAGACTGGGAGAAATCATCAGGTCTGGATGCGCGTGCAATCATTGCCATTGCTATCGCAGAAAGTTCGCTTGGTACCCAAGGCGTAGCCACAGCACCAGGTGCCAATATGTTTGGTTTTGGGGCATTTGACAACAATCCAACTAATGCTCAAAACTTTAGTGATGACAAAGCTGTCATTAAAATGACGCAAGAAACCATCATCCAAAACCAAAACACCAGCTTTGCCATTCAAGACCAAAAAGCGCAACTCTTGTCAACTGGCAACTTGAATGTAGCGGCTCTAGGTGGGGTTTATTTCACTGATGCTAGCGGTTCGGGTAAACGTCGTGCGGCCATTATGGAGAGCATTGACAAGTGGATCGACAGCCATGGTGGGACGCCTGAGATTCCTAAGGAACTGCTCAACACGTCGTCCGTCGCTATGATGGCAGTTCCAACGGGTTATTCTGTTTCAAAAGCTAACCAAGCGGGCAACTATGTGGCAGGTACCTACCCTTGGGGCCAATGCACCTGGTACGTCTTTAACCGCGCCAAAGAACTTGGATACCAGTTTGGACCATTCATGGGTAATGGTGGCGATTGGAAACATAAGCCGGGCTATCAAACCACACATGAGGCAAAACCAGGTTACGCCATCTCATTTAGCCCTGGACAAGCTGGCGCTGACAGAACTTACGGCCACGTGGCCATCGTCGAAGACGTCAAGGAAGACGGATCTATCCTGATCTCCGAGTCGAATGTCT
- a CDS encoding DUF4176 domain-containing protein, whose translation MENILPIGTVVTLKNGSLKVMITARYPLYNYKNRIGYFDYSGCVFPSGVTDNQTYFFNTDDIEKVWFTGYIDENELKAQEVFKNQVAKIEYPHFTIEEVSSLDEL comes from the coding sequence ATGGAAAATATTTTACCAATTGGAACAGTAGTTACATTGAAAAATGGTTCTTTAAAAGTTATGATTACTGCACGTTATCCTTTATATAATTATAAGAACAGAATTGGTTATTTTGACTATTCTGGTTGTGTATTTCCTAGTGGTGTGACTGATAATCAGACTTATTTTTTTAATACAGATGATATTGAAAAGGTGTGGTTTACAGGTTATATTGATGAGAATGAATTAAAAGCTCAAGAGGTTTTTAAAAATCAAGTTGCTAAAATTGAATATCCGCATTTTACAATTGAAGAAGTCAGTTCCTTAGATGAATTATGA